Proteins encoded by one window of Winogradskyella sp. PG-2:
- the asnS gene encoding asparagine--tRNA ligase, whose product MTTKTVAELLSQDVTLQDVTVKGWVRTFRANRFIALNDGSTINNMQCVVDFENFEETLLKRITTGAAIHVTGELVESQGRGQSVEIVVKSLEVLGDSDPETYPIQPKKHTLEFLRKNAHLRTRTNTFSAVMRLRSSLSFAIHKYFNENGFYYMHTPIVTGSDAEGAGEMFRVTGLDAKNPPLNEDGTVNYKEDFFGKETNLTVSGQLEAETYAMSLGKVYTFGPTFRAENSNTTRHLAEFWMIEPEVAFMDLTGNMDLAEDFMKSVLSYVLETNKEDLEFLDKRLQDIEKHLPQAERSPMNLIDKIKFVVDNNFKRVSYTEAIDILRNCKPNKKKKFNYIIEEWGADLQSEHERFLVEKHFKCPVILFDYPANIKAFYMRLNEDGKTVRAMDILFPGIGEMVGGSQREERLEVLKEKMKALDIPEEELWWYLDLRKYGTAVHSGFGLGFERLVMFATGMGNIRDVIPYPRTPQNAEF is encoded by the coding sequence ATGACAACAAAAACCGTAGCAGAATTACTTTCGCAAGATGTAACCTTACAAGATGTTACTGTAAAAGGATGGGTAAGAACATTTAGAGCAAATCGCTTTATAGCCTTAAATGATGGCTCTACTATAAATAATATGCAGTGTGTTGTAGATTTTGAAAATTTTGAAGAAACGCTTTTAAAACGAATTACTACAGGTGCTGCAATTCATGTAACTGGAGAATTAGTGGAAAGCCAAGGAAGAGGACAATCTGTTGAAATTGTTGTAAAAAGTTTAGAAGTTTTAGGGGATTCAGATCCAGAAACTTATCCTATTCAACCTAAGAAGCATACGTTAGAATTTTTAAGAAAAAATGCTCACTTACGTACCAGAACCAATACATTTAGTGCTGTGATGCGTTTGCGTTCGTCTTTATCATTTGCAATTCATAAGTATTTTAACGAAAATGGTTTCTATTATATGCATACACCAATAGTAACAGGCAGTGATGCTGAAGGTGCTGGTGAAATGTTTAGAGTGACTGGTTTAGATGCTAAAAATCCACCTTTAAATGAAGATGGAACAGTTAATTATAAAGAAGATTTCTTTGGAAAAGAAACTAATCTAACCGTTTCTGGTCAGCTTGAAGCAGAAACCTATGCCATGTCTTTGGGTAAGGTTTACACATTTGGACCAACATTTAGGGCAGAAAACTCTAATACAACACGTCATTTAGCCGAATTCTGGATGATTGAACCAGAGGTTGCATTTATGGATTTAACTGGCAATATGGATTTAGCTGAAGACTTTATGAAATCAGTTTTAAGCTATGTTTTAGAAACTAACAAAGAGGATTTAGAGTTCTTAGATAAGCGTTTACAAGATATTGAAAAGCACTTACCTCAAGCTGAGAGAAGCCCAATGAATTTAATTGATAAAATTAAATTCGTCGTAGATAACAATTTTAAACGAGTTAGTTATACTGAAGCTATTGACATTCTTAGAAATTGTAAACCTAACAAGAAAAAGAAATTCAACTATATTATTGAAGAATGGGGAGCAGATTTACAATCTGAACATGAACGTTTCTTAGTCGAAAAACATTTTAAATGTCCTGTTATTTTATTTGACTATCCTGCAAATATTAAAGCATTTTACATGCGATTAAATGAAGATGGGAAAACGGTAAGAGCGATGGATATTTTATTCCCAGGTATTGGAGAAATGGTAGGTGGTTCTCAGCGAGAAGAGCGCTTAGAGGTTTTAAAAGAAAAAATGAAAGCCTTAGATATACCTGAGGAAGAATTGTGGTGGTATTTAGATTTACGTAAATACGGAACGGCAGTACATTCTGGTTTTGGTTTAGGGTTTGAACGTCTTGTGATGTTTGCAACAGGAATGGGGAATATTAGAGATGTAATTCCTTACCCAAGAACACCTCAAAACGCAGAGTTTTAA
- the rpoN gene encoding RNA polymerase factor sigma-54 yields MSLKQFLQFKLSQKLSPQQIQLMKLIQLPTQAFEQRLKQELEENPALDTGKESEASDDNIDDFDNSTDDYDDNETIDADDINIDEYLSDDEIPEYRTQANNYSVDDEDKSVPYAAGTSFTQHLINQLNTFRLSEQDREIAYFLVGSVDESGYIRRSLSDITDDLAFTQNVFTTEEEIEKVLQIVHQLDPAGVGARNLQECLSIQLHRKEQHPDVELATAIIDKGFEQFTKKHYKKLMQKFSINEEQLKDAIEEVERLNPKPGGSYAGNNKIVEHIVPDFAIKIVEGELELTLNGRNAPELHVSREYNNMLKGYKDTKQKSKAQKDAVMFIKQKLDAAKWFIEAVRQRQQTLFVTMSSIMHYQKEYFLSGDERKLRPMILKDIADEIEMDVSTISRVANSKYVDTPYGTKLIKEFFSESMTNDQGEEVSTREIKKILETVIEEENKKKPLTDEALSKILKEKGYPIARRTVAKYREQLDIPVARLRKEL; encoded by the coding sequence ATGTCATTAAAACAATTTTTACAGTTTAAACTATCGCAGAAGTTATCGCCTCAGCAAATTCAACTTATGAAGTTGATTCAGCTACCGACTCAAGCTTTTGAACAACGTTTAAAACAAGAATTGGAAGAAAATCCGGCTTTAGATACTGGTAAAGAATCCGAAGCTTCTGATGACAATATTGATGATTTTGACAACTCTACAGACGACTACGATGACAATGAAACGATTGATGCTGATGACATAAATATAGATGAATATTTAAGTGATGATGAAATTCCTGAATATCGCACACAAGCCAATAATTACAGTGTAGACGATGAAGATAAAAGTGTCCCTTACGCTGCCGGAACTTCTTTTACTCAGCATTTAATTAATCAACTAAATACTTTTAGACTTTCTGAACAAGACCGAGAAATCGCCTATTTTTTAGTGGGTAGTGTTGATGAAAGCGGTTATATACGTCGTTCATTATCTGACATCACTGACGATTTAGCTTTTACTCAGAATGTATTTACCACTGAGGAGGAGATAGAAAAAGTATTACAGATTGTTCATCAACTAGATCCTGCAGGTGTTGGAGCGCGAAATTTGCAGGAATGTCTAAGCATTCAATTACATCGAAAAGAACAACACCCAGATGTAGAGTTGGCTACTGCTATAATAGATAAAGGTTTTGAACAGTTTACTAAAAAGCATTATAAAAAATTGATGCAAAAATTTAGCATTAATGAAGAACAACTCAAAGATGCTATTGAAGAGGTTGAGCGTCTCAATCCTAAGCCTGGTGGCTCTTATGCTGGTAACAATAAAATAGTTGAACATATTGTACCAGATTTTGCCATAAAAATAGTTGAAGGGGAATTAGAGTTAACTCTCAATGGAAGAAATGCTCCTGAGTTGCATGTTTCGCGAGAATATAATAACATGCTAAAAGGCTATAAGGACACTAAGCAAAAGTCTAAAGCTCAGAAAGATGCTGTTATGTTTATAAAACAAAAACTAGATGCTGCAAAATGGTTCATAGAAGCCGTTAGACAACGTCAGCAAACATTGTTTGTAACCATGAGCTCTATAATGCATTATCAAAAAGAATACTTCTTGTCTGGTGATGAGCGTAAGCTTCGCCCTATGATTTTAAAGGATATTGCAGATGAAATTGAAATGGATGTTTCTACCATTTCTAGAGTTGCAAATAGTAAGTATGTAGACACACCTTATGGTACCAAATTGATAAAAGAATTCTTTTCTGAATCGATGACTAATGATCAAGGAGAAGAAGTTTCTACTAGAGAAATTAAGAAAATCCTTGAAACAGTTATCGAGGAAGAAAACAAAAAGAAGCCTTTAACTGATGAGGCACTTTCTAAAATATTAAAAGAAAAAGGCTACCCTATTGCAAGACGAACTGTAGCTAAATATAGAGAGCAATTAGATATTCCGGTTGCACGTTTAAGAAAGGAACTTTAA
- a CDS encoding porin family protein, with product MNMKIYVFLLLILSCFIGFSQGNDTDKDELYKNYREDQFYASVTYNLLNNKPDNVSQSGFSSGFHLGFIRDMPINEKRNFAIGLGLGISTNSYNQNLSILKENNAINYSIIDESEINVSKNKFTTYLVEVPLEIRWRTSTATDYNFWRIYSGFKIGYLLYNSTKFKSDEGDEKLSNLDDFNELQYGLTLSAGYGTWNFHVYYGLNSIFDRSAKLNNNTIDMKSFKLGLMFYIL from the coding sequence ATGAATATGAAGATTTATGTATTTCTGTTACTAATATTATCATGTTTCATTGGATTTTCTCAAGGTAACGATACTGATAAAGATGAACTCTATAAGAATTATAGAGAAGATCAGTTTTATGCATCGGTGACCTATAATCTGCTAAACAATAAGCCAGACAATGTTTCTCAGAGTGGTTTTTCGTCTGGATTTCATTTAGGGTTTATTAGAGATATGCCCATTAATGAGAAACGGAATTTTGCTATAGGGTTAGGACTAGGTATTTCTACTAATTCGTATAATCAAAACCTATCCATTTTGAAGGAGAACAATGCTATTAATTATAGTATAATTGATGAGAGTGAGATTAATGTTTCTAAGAATAAGTTTACCACTTATTTAGTAGAAGTCCCATTAGAAATAAGATGGCGAACATCTACTGCAACAGACTATAATTTTTGGCGTATTTATTCAGGTTTTAAAATAGGTTACTTACTTTATAATTCTACCAAGTTTAAGAGCGATGAAGGTGACGAGAAGTTATCTAACCTAGATGACTTTAACGAATTACAGTATGGTTTAACTTTAAGTGCTGGTTATGGTACATGGAATTTTCATGTTTATTATGGATTGAATTCTATATTTGATCGTAGCGCAAAATTAAATAACAATACAATAGATATGAAGTCCTTTAAATTAGGATTGATGTTCTATATTCTATAA
- a CDS encoding ExbD/TolR family protein codes for MSKFNKNKGKNELPAISTASLPDIVFMLLFFFMVATVMRDSSLMVENSLPSADQVEKLKKDRTAFIFAGKPSSQFTKFGDEPRIQFNDAFIDVDEVKPSVIAAQAELDEALQPKFVVGLKVDKEVHAGLVSDIKQELRKANTLKVMYIANTKTEQ; via the coding sequence ATGTCTAAGTTTAATAAAAATAAAGGAAAAAATGAATTGCCGGCAATTTCTACGGCATCTCTTCCAGATATTGTATTTATGTTACTCTTCTTCTTTATGGTAGCAACCGTAATGAGAGACAGTTCTTTAATGGTAGAGAATAGTTTACCAAGTGCAGATCAAGTTGAGAAACTTAAAAAGGATAGAACAGCCTTTATATTTGCAGGTAAGCCAAGTAGTCAATTTACTAAATTTGGTGATGAACCTCGTATTCAATTTAATGATGCTTTTATAGACGTAGATGAAGTGAAACCTTCAGTTATTGCAGCTCAAGCTGAACTCGATGAAGCTTTGCAACCTAAATTTGTTGTTGGTTTAAAAGTAGATAAAGAAGTACATGCTGGTTTAGTATCTGACATTAAGCAAGAACTACGTAAAGCAAACACATTAAAAGTAATGTATATTGCTAATACAAAAACTGAACAATAA
- a CDS encoding ExbD/TolR family protein: MAKRAAPEVNAGSMADIAFLLLIFFLVTTTIEKDKGLLRSLPPIDDTEVEPPIIKQKNLFTVLINRHNQLLVEEEEMPLKDLRQAAIDFLDNGGSTNAAGESCTYCKGKKDESSSDHPDKAIISMKHDRETSYEQYMDVQNELVAAYNFLREREAKRLFGSKKEYQGVDKVFQAMLEQKEKNQFNKDEELNERIATIKALFPMKLSEAEPDKN, from the coding sequence ATGGCAAAAAGAGCAGCACCCGAAGTAAATGCAGGATCAATGGCTGACATTGCCTTCTTACTACTTATCTTTTTCTTAGTAACAACAACTATAGAGAAAGATAAAGGATTATTAAGAAGTTTGCCTCCAATTGATGACACCGAAGTAGAACCACCAATAATCAAGCAGAAAAACTTGTTTACTGTGCTTATAAATCGTCATAATCAGCTTCTTGTAGAAGAAGAAGAAATGCCATTAAAAGATTTAAGGCAAGCAGCAATAGATTTCTTAGATAATGGTGGTAGTACTAACGCAGCTGGTGAATCTTGTACTTATTGTAAAGGAAAGAAAGATGAATCTTCATCAGATCATCCAGATAAGGCAATCATCTCGATGAAGCATGACAGAGAAACATCTTACGAGCAATATATGGATGTACAAAACGAACTCGTAGCAGCTTATAACTTTCTTAGAGAAAGAGAGGCTAAACGCTTGTTTGGTAGTAAAAAAGAATATCAAGGAGTTGATAAAGTCTTTCAAGCGATGTTAGAACAGAAGGAAAAAAATCAATTTAATAAGGACGAAGAGCTTAATGAGCGTATTGCTACTATTAAGGCTCTTTTCCCTATGAAATTGTCTGAAGCAGAACCTGATAAAAATTAA
- a CDS encoding MotA/TolQ/ExbB proton channel family protein: MKRLFSILAITCLMAIGTVNANATTFATTTATLTTSVTQADPASEDLSFHQELKKRFIEGGPGFMGIVLLCLILGLAIAIERIIFLNLSTTNSKKLTQNVEDALASGGIEAAKEVCRNTKGPVASIFYQGLDRADEDIDAAEKAVVAYGGVQMGQLEKNVSWISLFIALAPMLGFMGTVIGMIQAFDKIEAAGDMQPSLVAGGIKVALLTTVFGLIVAIILQIFYNYIIAKIDSIVNDMEDASITLMDLLVRHKK, encoded by the coding sequence ATGAAAAGATTATTTTCAATCCTTGCCATAACATGTTTAATGGCTATCGGTACTGTTAACGCTAATGCAACAACATTCGCAACTACAACAGCAACTTTAACAACAAGTGTAACTCAAGCAGATCCGGCTTCTGAAGATTTGAGTTTCCATCAAGAATTAAAAAAGCGTTTTATTGAAGGTGGTCCAGGCTTTATGGGTATTGTACTACTATGTTTAATTCTTGGACTAGCAATTGCTATAGAGAGAATTATCTTTTTAAACCTTTCAACAACAAACTCTAAAAAATTAACACAAAATGTAGAAGACGCATTAGCTTCTGGTGGTATTGAAGCTGCTAAAGAAGTATGTAGAAATACAAAAGGACCAGTTGCTTCTATATTCTACCAAGGTTTAGACAGAGCTGACGAAGATATCGACGCTGCTGAAAAAGCGGTTGTAGCCTATGGTGGTGTACAAATGGGTCAATTAGAAAAGAATGTATCTTGGATATCTTTATTTATCGCATTAGCACCAATGCTTGGTTTCATGGGTACTGTAATTGGTATGATTCAGGCCTTTGATAAAATTGAAGCTGCAGGTGATATGCAACCTTCTTTAGTTGCAGGTGGTATTAAAGTAGCGCTTTTAACTACGGTATTTGGTCTTATCGTAGCGATTATACTTCAAATTTTCTATAATTATATCATTGCTAAAATTGATAGTATTGTAAATGATATGGAAGATGCATCAATTACTTTGATGGATTTATTAGTAAGACACAAAAAATAA
- a CDS encoding asparaginase translates to MMQKPNILLIYTGGTIGMIKDADTGALRAFDFDSILIRIPELRLLDCNVETVSFDEPIDSSNINPKYWVDIARIIESNYETFDGFVVLHGSDTMSYSASALSFMLENLSKPVIFTGSQLPIGDLRTDAKENLITSIQMASLQENGLPVVREVGLYFEYKLYRGNRTTKINAEHFEAFESLNYPHLAESGVHLNINKDYLWYSKTKERLIVRTKMDTNVAVLKLFPGISRPIIEAVLRSQLIKGLVIETYGSGNATTEPWFIDVLKEAIIKGLYIINVTQCAGGSVTMGQYETSSQLKSIGVISGKDITTEAAITKLMYLLGEKIKPDNFQSFFETSLRGEMS, encoded by the coding sequence ATGATGCAAAAACCTAATATCTTATTAATTTATACAGGAGGGACTATTGGAATGATTAAAGATGCTGATACAGGTGCCTTAAGAGCATTTGATTTTGACAGTATCTTAATTCGTATTCCCGAACTTCGATTATTAGATTGTAATGTAGAAACGGTTTCTTTTGATGAGCCAATTGATTCTTCGAACATCAATCCAAAATATTGGGTAGATATTGCAAGAATAATCGAATCTAATTATGAGACCTTTGATGGTTTTGTGGTACTTCATGGAAGTGATACAATGAGTTACTCAGCTTCTGCGCTTAGTTTTATGTTAGAAAATTTAAGTAAGCCTGTGATATTTACAGGATCGCAATTGCCAATAGGTGACTTACGTACAGATGCTAAAGAGAATTTAATTACCTCCATACAAATGGCATCATTACAGGAGAATGGATTGCCAGTAGTAAGAGAAGTAGGTTTATATTTTGAATATAAATTGTATCGAGGTAACCGTACCACTAAAATAAATGCAGAACATTTTGAAGCTTTTGAATCTTTAAATTATCCACATTTAGCAGAGTCAGGTGTACACCTTAATATTAATAAGGATTATTTATGGTATTCAAAAACTAAAGAGAGATTAATAGTCCGAACGAAAATGGACACAAATGTTGCTGTTCTAAAATTATTTCCAGGCATTTCAAGACCAATTATAGAAGCAGTTTTGAGAAGCCAATTAATTAAAGGATTGGTTATTGAAACTTATGGTTCTGGTAATGCAACGACAGAACCTTGGTTTATTGATGTGTTGAAAGAAGCTATTATTAAAGGCCTATACATTATTAATGTGACTCAGTGCGCTGGTGGAAGTGTTACAATGGGACAATATGAAACGAGTTCTCAATTGAAATCTATTGGTGTGATCTCGGGTAAAGATATTACAACAGAAGCAGCCATTACTAAACTAATGTATCTTTTAGGTGAAAAGATAAAGCCAGATAACTTCCAATCTTTTTTTGAAACTTCATTAAGAGGCGAAATGTCCTAA
- a CDS encoding TatD family hydrolase, whose translation MIITDTHTHLYSEFFDEDREEMINRAIDANVKRFFIPAIDSSYTNSMYKLEKDFPNNIFLMMGLHPTHVKENYNNELKHVEEQLDKREFYAVGEIGIDLYWDKSTLNIQVEAFRHQINLAKKYKLPIVIHCREAFDEIFEVLEQEKSDDLHGIFHCFTGNFEQAKQAISYNMKLGIGGVVTFKNGKIDQFINQIDLKHIVLETDSPYLAPKPYRGKRNESLYINKVLEKLSELYKISEETIADITTKNSKDIFGI comes from the coding sequence ATGATAATTACTGATACACATACACATTTATATAGTGAATTTTTCGATGAGGATAGAGAAGAAATGATTAATCGCGCTATTGATGCCAACGTAAAACGCTTTTTTATTCCTGCTATAGATTCTTCATACACTAACTCTATGTACAAGCTTGAAAAAGATTTCCCGAACAATATATTCTTAATGATGGGATTGCATCCAACACATGTTAAAGAAAATTATAATAACGAGTTAAAACATGTAGAAGAGCAGTTGGATAAAAGAGAATTTTATGCAGTAGGCGAAATAGGTATTGACTTGTATTGGGATAAGTCTACTTTAAATATACAAGTTGAAGCTTTTAGACATCAGATAAATTTAGCGAAGAAATATAAACTACCAATTGTTATTCATTGCCGAGAAGCTTTTGACGAGATTTTTGAGGTTTTAGAACAAGAAAAGTCAGACGACTTGCATGGAATATTTCACTGTTTTACAGGTAATTTTGAACAAGCAAAACAAGCCATATCATATAATATGAAATTGGGAATAGGAGGAGTCGTTACTTTTAAGAATGGTAAAATTGATCAGTTTATCAATCAAATTGATCTAAAGCATATTGTTTTAGAAACAGATTCACCTTATTTAGCACCTAAACCTTATCGTGGAAAACGCAACGAAAGCTTGTATATTAATAAGGTATTAGAGAAATTATCCGAACTTTACAAAATAAGTGAAGAAACAATAGCAGATATTACAACCAAAAATTCAAAAGATATATTCGGAATATAG
- a CDS encoding TIGR02281 family clan AA aspartic protease: METLKDFLINKGYSKIKLKFTKTNHFEIGASINGIKGRFILDTGASSSCVGFEAIERFNLKVKDSEIKAVGAGASNMTTKISNSNHLKIGKWKKNRIALILFNLSHVNNGLINHNADPVDGIIGADILKKGKAIIDYEKKYLYLRLKEISLPKDS; the protein is encoded by the coding sequence ATGGAAACGTTAAAGGACTTCCTAATCAATAAAGGATACTCAAAGATTAAACTAAAGTTTACAAAAACTAATCATTTTGAAATTGGCGCCTCTATTAATGGTATAAAAGGGCGTTTTATTTTAGACACAGGAGCTTCTAGTAGTTGTGTAGGCTTTGAGGCTATAGAACGTTTCAATTTAAAAGTGAAAGATTCGGAAATAAAGGCTGTTGGAGCTGGCGCATCTAATATGACGACTAAGATTTCTAATTCTAATCATTTAAAAATTGGGAAATGGAAAAAAAATCGTATTGCTTTAATTTTGTTTAATCTTTCTCATGTAAATAATGGCCTTATTAATCATAACGCTGATCCTGTTGATGGCATTATAGGCGCAGATATTTTAAAAAAAGGGAAAGCTATTATAGATTATGAAAAGAAATACCTCTACTTAAGATTAAAAGAAATTTCATTACCTAAAGATTCTTAG
- a CDS encoding response regulator, with the protein MSPNIIIADDHPLILKGLKDFLDEKNLNVIAVAKNGKEALALIKAYSPDIAILDIKMPFYTGLEIAEKCKANKIATKIVLITLEKDEEIYIKAKSLGIYGYVLKEFALDEIENCIASVVQGKSYFSPELLNFIEVKKKPKHLELLTQHEFRIVGLIVNNKTAIEIAEILSISHRTVEKHKSNIIKKLQLERKQNSLLIWAKENSDFFNQC; encoded by the coding sequence ATGAGCCCAAACATCATCATTGCGGATGACCATCCCTTAATTTTAAAAGGACTAAAAGATTTTTTAGATGAAAAAAATCTTAATGTCATTGCTGTTGCAAAAAATGGTAAAGAAGCCTTAGCACTAATAAAGGCATATTCACCAGACATTGCAATTTTGGATATAAAAATGCCGTTTTATACGGGGCTTGAAATTGCAGAAAAATGCAAAGCAAATAAAATTGCAACAAAAATTGTACTTATAACTTTAGAAAAAGATGAAGAGATTTACATTAAAGCAAAATCTTTAGGTATTTATGGTTATGTTTTAAAGGAATTTGCTTTAGATGAAATAGAGAATTGCATCGCTTCAGTTGTACAAGGTAAATCTTATTTTAGTCCTGAATTATTGAATTTCATTGAGGTTAAAAAAAAGCCTAAACATTTAGAATTATTGACACAACATGAATTTAGAATTGTTGGTTTGATAGTCAACAATAAAACAGCCATTGAGATAGCAGAAATACTTTCAATCTCCCATAGAACAGTTGAAAAGCATAAAAGTAATATTATCAAAAAACTTCAACTTGAAAGAAAGCAAAACAGCTTGTTAATCTGGGCAAAAGAGAACTCAGATTTTTTTAACCAATGTTAA
- the odhB gene encoding 2-oxoglutarate dehydrogenase complex dihydrolipoyllysine-residue succinyltransferase → MILEMKVPSPGESITEVEIAEWLVEDGDYVEKDQAIAEVDSDKATLELPAEASGTITLKAEEGDAVEVGAIVCLIDTSATKPDGGELAAKEEKKKEAPKMEDPKPAASVSKTYATGTPSPAAKKILDEKGISASSVSGSGKDGRITKDDAVNAVPSMGTPTGGSRGTSRSKMSMLRRKVAERLVEAKNTTAMLTTFNEVNMTPIFELRKVHKENFKAKHGVSLGFMSFFSLAVVRALKMYPAVNSMIDGKEMLSYDFVDISIAVSGPKGLMVPVIRNAENLSFRGIESEVKRLAIRARDGKITVDEMTGGTFTISNGGVFGSMLSTPIINPPQSGILGMHNIIQRPIAVEGNVEIHPMMYVALSYDHRIIDGKESVGFLVAVKEALESPEELLMDNNVMKALEL, encoded by the coding sequence ATGATTTTAGAAATGAAAGTACCTTCGCCAGGCGAATCGATTACTGAAGTAGAAATTGCGGAATGGTTAGTAGAAGATGGTGATTATGTAGAAAAAGACCAAGCCATTGCTGAGGTAGATAGTGATAAAGCAACCTTAGAATTACCTGCTGAAGCTAGTGGAACTATAACACTTAAGGCAGAAGAAGGTGATGCGGTTGAAGTTGGGGCTATTGTATGCTTAATTGATACAAGTGCTACCAAACCAGATGGTGGGGAACTAGCAGCTAAAGAAGAAAAGAAGAAAGAAGCGCCTAAAATGGAAGATCCAAAACCAGCAGCGTCAGTATCTAAAACTTATGCAACAGGTACTCCAAGTCCTGCTGCTAAAAAGATTTTAGATGAAAAAGGTATAAGTGCAAGTTCGGTTTCTGGTTCAGGTAAAGATGGTAGAATCACAAAAGATGACGCAGTAAATGCTGTACCATCAATGGGCACACCAACTGGAGGAAGTCGAGGAACGTCTCGAAGTAAAATGTCAATGCTACGTCGTAAAGTTGCTGAGCGTTTAGTAGAAGCAAAAAATACAACAGCGATGTTAACCACATTTAATGAGGTTAATATGACACCAATTTTTGAATTACGTAAAGTACATAAAGAAAACTTTAAGGCAAAGCACGGAGTGAGTCTTGGTTTTATGAGTTTTTTCTCATTAGCAGTGGTAAGAGCATTAAAAATGTATCCAGCAGTTAACTCTATGATCGATGGTAAAGAAATGTTGTCTTACGATTTTGTAGATATTAGTATAGCTGTTTCTGGCCCAAAAGGATTAATGGTTCCAGTTATTAGAAATGCAGAAAATTTATCCTTTAGAGGTATTGAGTCTGAAGTAAAGCGTCTGGCAATTAGAGCTAGAGATGGAAAAATCACAGTAGATGAAATGACAGGTGGAACATTTACCATTTCTAATGGTGGTGTTTTTGGTAGTATGTTGTCTACACCTATTATTAATCCACCTCAAAGTGGAATTTTAGGGATGCATAATATTATACAGCGACCAATAGCAGTGGAAGGGAATGTTGAAATACACCCAATGATGTATGTGGCTTTATCGTATGATCATAGGATTATTGATGGTAAAGAATCTGTAGGTTTCTTAGTGGCTGTAAAAGAAGCATTAGAAAGTCCAGAAGAACTATTGATGGATAATAATGTAATGAAGGCTTTAGAACTTTAG